The following proteins come from a genomic window of Heyndrickxia acidicola:
- a CDS encoding SDR family oxidoreductase, whose protein sequence is MTKPENPLKQYYNEDYPKQYQEPPGVQVEMNVKPDCGEKSYKGTGKLKGRKALVTGGDSGIGRAAAIAYAREGADVALNYLPQEQADAEEVKKLIEAEGRKAILIPGDLSDESFCKELVEKAYSELDGLDVLALVAGKQQAVEKIEDLSTEQLRKTFEINVFSLFWVVKAALPYLPEGASIITTTSVQGYNPSSNLLDYASTKFAITGFTRGLAKQVASKGIRVNSVAPGPIWTPLQISGGQPSEAIPTFGQNTPLKRSGQPVELASVYVFLASADSSYVTAQVYGVTGGIELA, encoded by the coding sequence AAGCAGTACTATAATGAAGATTATCCCAAACAATACCAAGAGCCGCCGGGAGTTCAAGTGGAAATGAATGTAAAGCCTGATTGCGGTGAAAAAAGCTACAAGGGAACTGGAAAGTTAAAAGGCAGAAAGGCGCTTGTAACTGGAGGAGATTCAGGTATTGGCCGTGCAGCAGCTATTGCCTATGCGAGAGAAGGGGCAGACGTTGCCCTCAATTATTTGCCACAGGAGCAGGCAGATGCAGAAGAAGTGAAAAAGCTGATTGAAGCAGAAGGCAGAAAAGCCATACTGATTCCGGGGGATTTAAGTGATGAATCCTTCTGTAAGGAGCTAGTGGAAAAAGCGTATTCCGAGTTGGATGGTTTAGATGTCCTGGCATTGGTGGCAGGGAAACAGCAGGCGGTAGAAAAGATTGAAGATCTGTCAACAGAGCAGCTGCGCAAAACCTTTGAAATCAATGTATTTTCATTATTCTGGGTGGTAAAAGCAGCATTGCCTTATTTACCGGAAGGAGCGTCCATCATAACGACTACTTCCGTACAAGGGTACAATCCAAGTTCTAATTTGTTGGATTATGCTTCAACAAAATTTGCCATTACCGGCTTTACACGTGGTCTTGCAAAGCAAGTTGCTTCCAAAGGTATCCGCGTCAACTCTGTTGCACCTGGGCCAATTTGGACACCATTGCAAATTTCCGGAGGACAGCCTAGTGAGGCGATACCGACATTCGGACAAAATACACCATTAAAACGCAGCGGGCAGCCAGTCGAATTAGCTAGTGTATACGTATTTTTAGCCTCTGCGGATTCGAGCTATGTCACTGCTCAGGTATATGGAGTGACAGGTGGAATCGAATTAGCTTAA
- a CDS encoding putative protein N(5)-glutamine methyltransferase, giving the protein MFEATVNVLRTAGCVFAEEEAGLLLSEADSLERLTEMIEKRKAGLPIEHIIGWTEFCGYRIEVNPGVFVPRRRTEFLALQAVKIASPGDVLVDMCCGTGAVAAVLAKKLEAIDIYAVDIDPRAVSNAMINLTAGHVLEGDLFESLPAELLGRVNVIAANAPYVPTERMAVLPAEARLHEPLIALDGGQEGLDIQRRVVKEALPWLAEGGHLLMETSMKQAKKTEEIFSLFGLAPKKILSKELDVTVVIGQKTGG; this is encoded by the coding sequence ATGTTTGAAGCAACCGTTAACGTGCTCAGAACTGCAGGCTGTGTATTTGCTGAAGAGGAGGCAGGACTGCTCCTATCTGAGGCGGATTCGTTGGAGCGTCTTACTGAGATGATCGAAAAGAGGAAGGCAGGCTTGCCAATTGAACATATTATTGGCTGGACAGAATTCTGCGGTTACCGAATCGAAGTTAACCCGGGAGTTTTTGTACCACGCCGACGGACAGAATTCCTTGCACTCCAGGCGGTAAAGATTGCAAGTCCTGGAGATGTGTTGGTTGACATGTGCTGCGGAACAGGAGCAGTGGCTGCAGTATTAGCCAAGAAACTGGAAGCGATTGATATCTATGCAGTCGACATTGATCCAAGGGCGGTATCCAATGCTATGATCAACCTCACTGCGGGCCATGTTTTAGAGGGAGATCTTTTCGAGTCTTTGCCCGCCGAACTGCTTGGCAGGGTGAATGTTATAGCAGCGAATGCCCCTTATGTTCCCACCGAGAGAATGGCGGTGCTTCCTGCTGAGGCGCGCTTGCATGAGCCTTTAATTGCACTGGATGGCGGCCAAGAGGGACTGGATATCCAGCGCAGGGTAGTCAAAGAAGCGTTACCTTGGCTGGCAGAGGGCGGCCACTTATTAATGGAGACGAGTATGAAGCAGGCTAAAAAAACTGAAGAAATCTTTTCCTTATTCGGCTTGGCTCCAAAGAAGATTCTCTCAAAGGAATTGGATGTTACTGTTGTGATCGGACAAAAGACAGGAGGATGA